In one window of Aphidius gifuensis isolate YNYX2018 linkage group LG4, ASM1490517v1, whole genome shotgun sequence DNA:
- the LOC122854119 gene encoding U11/U12 small nuclear ribonucleoprotein 35 kDa protein-like produces the protein MDDLMKNWSPYAVTYDPLKAGSIDGTDTEPHDKAITRAINARYDPPRDLKSDPSRTLFVGKIGPDITKNDLTELFMTVGDVRSVKVIVDIVTGYSRGYAFVEMNNDDDARRAVRRLNDKIINGCKIFVDWECSRTMKGWKPRRLGGGFGGKKESGQLRFGGKDRPFKKPIFISTKKL, from the exons atg gatgatttgatgaaaaattggaGTCCATATGCTGTAACATATGATCCATTGAAAGCTGGAAGTATTGATGGAACTGACACAGAACCACATGACAAAGCAATAACAAGAGCAATTAATGCACGTTATGATCCACCTCGTGACCTGAAATCTGATCCATCTAGAACATTATTTGTTGGTAAAATTGGACCAGATATaactaaaaatgatttaacagAG ttgTTTATGACAGTTGGTGATGTACGTTCTGTCAAAGTAATTGTTGACATTGTGACAGGTTATTCTCGAGGCTATGCTTTTGTTGAAAtgaacaatgatgatgatgcaagAAGAGCTGTCAGAcgtttaaatgacaaaattataaatggttgtaaaatatttgttgattgGGAATGTTCAAGAACAATGAAAGGATGGAAACCAAGAAGACTTg gTGGTGGTTTTGGTGGAAAAAAAGAATCTGGTCAATTGAGATTTGGAGGAAAAGATAGaccatttaaaaaaccaatttttatatcaacaaaaaaattataa